A genomic segment from Deltaproteobacteria bacterium encodes:
- a CDS encoding putative toxin-antitoxin system toxin component, PIN family, translating into MRVVFDTNVLVSGIFTQGGVCHRILELVRDGALIPCADGRIHQEYETVFRYPKLSPIAEPAREILSFIRGTAVRVGAIPLRTELPDESDLPFLEVASAASAVLITGNTRHFPARACGSVTVMTPAALLDHLRKPPG; encoded by the coding sequence TTGAGGGTCGTCTTTGATACGAACGTTCTTGTTTCGGGAATTTTCACGCAAGGCGGCGTGTGCCACCGGATACTGGAACTTGTCCGCGATGGAGCATTGATTCCATGCGCGGATGGACGGATACACCAGGAATACGAAACGGTTTTCCGGTACCCGAAACTATCCCCGATCGCAGAACCGGCAAGGGAGATACTGTCGTTCATCCGGGGAACTGCGGTTCGCGTCGGGGCGATCCCCCTCCGCACAGAACTGCCCGATGAAAGCGACCTGCCCTTTCTTGAGGTGGCATCCGCCGCCTCAGCCGTTCTCATCACGGGAAATACGCGCCACTTTCCTGCCCGCGCCTGCGGCAGCGTCACGGTAATGACACCCGCCGCCCTGCTCGACCACCTGCGGAAACCGCCCGGCTGA
- a CDS encoding type II toxin-antitoxin system Phd/YefM family antitoxin, with amino-acid sequence MKFLSIRDLRSNTAAVRKSLASEGELVLTASGKPIAVLAPVSPDTVEETVMAIRRARFTQALDKAHAAAKEAGLSAFHMEDVDSLIARARGGKKRRIAL; translated from the coding sequence ATGAAATTTCTCAGCATCAGGGACCTGCGTTCGAATACGGCCGCTGTACGTAAATCGCTCGCTTCGGAAGGAGAACTCGTCTTGACGGCAAGCGGCAAGCCGATCGCAGTGCTCGCTCCGGTTTCCCCGGACACAGTAGAGGAAACCGTTATGGCGATCAGGCGGGCGCGTTTCACCCAGGCCCTCGACAAGGCTCACGCCGCGGCTAAAGAGGCCGGACTGTCCGCATTTCACATGGAAGACGTGGATTCCTTGATAGCGCGTGCCCGTGGGGGAAAGAAGAGAAGGATCGCCCTTTGA
- a CDS encoding TIGR04283 family arsenosugar biosynthesis glycosyltransferase, protein MKISVVIPALNEEASIEATIRSVRDAGADEVIVVDGGSKDRTREIACGSADALIVTQPGRASQMNAGAEASTGDTLVFLHADTLFPPGAIRAVRDAMEDGSVVGGAFSVRLGISPSAPPYRKAILGLTGEMIGFRSSVFRAYTGDQAIFVRKEIHASFGGFPAYPLMEDVEYSRRLTRRGRTILLPVRITTSGRRWEATGPLRTILLMWGLRLGYFLGLSPATCAAIYGWSRER, encoded by the coding sequence GTGAAGATCTCCGTAGTAATTCCGGCGCTCAACGAAGAAGCGTCGATCGAAGCAACCATCCGCTCGGTGCGCGATGCCGGGGCCGACGAGGTGATCGTCGTCGACGGGGGGAGTAAGGACCGCACCCGGGAAATCGCGTGCGGGTCGGCGGATGCCCTGATCGTCACGCAGCCGGGCCGGGCCTCGCAGATGAACGCGGGCGCCGAGGCTTCTACCGGGGATACGCTTGTATTCCTTCATGCGGACACTCTTTTCCCGCCGGGGGCAATCCGCGCGGTGCGCGATGCAATGGAGGATGGAAGCGTCGTCGGAGGTGCATTCTCCGTCCGCCTGGGGATTTCCCCCTCCGCGCCCCCATACCGGAAAGCTATCCTTGGGCTGACCGGAGAGATGATCGGATTCCGTTCCAGTGTTTTTCGCGCATATACGGGCGACCAGGCGATCTTCGTCCGGAAGGAGATACACGCCTCGTTCGGTGGATTCCCCGCATATCCCCTCATGGAGGACGTGGAGTATTCCCGCCGTCTAACGCGCCGCGGCAGAACGATCCTGCTGCCTGTGCGGATAACGACCTCCGGCAGGAGGTGGGAGGCGACCGGACCGTTGCGCACCATCCTTCTCATGTGGGGGCTGCGGCTGGGGTACTTCCTCGGGTTGTCGCCCGCAACCTGCGCAGCCATCTACGGATGGAGCAGGGAAAGGTGA
- a CDS encoding OFA family MFS transporter — MEQGKVTSSPRVMNRWFRVAGGVAMNMCFGAAYAWSVFLGPLQKEFGWTRAEVSVAFTASIVCISTGVLIGGRWQDRKGPAPVALTGAVLFSAGMFISQYTHSLWWLYLFYGVLVGFSSGIGYTCPLAVGMKWFPDKRGLVTGLMVMGYGAGGALIAPLTGLLIHWYGWRHAFAFLGVGCFFVTVAGSFFLRNPPEGWSPPGWTAPSAGEGAFRTIHEYAPFEMMRTGTFLRMWPAYTLGTTAGLMVIGHLAAFAQGAGFSRPDAAVAVGVLAVGNGCGRIGSGWLSDHIGRTKTLAVVMGVTAILLFFESEVSTRAFLFGSVFMIGYCYGSQLAVFPSATADFFGVRNLGNNYGVVVTAWGTAGIIGPMLGGWIFDSTKSYAQAFRIAALLALLAALLISTVKPPKPPTPRSKAAA; from the coding sequence ATGGAGCAGGGAAAGGTGACCTCCTCTCCTCGCGTCATGAACCGGTGGTTCCGGGTGGCGGGCGGCGTCGCCATGAACATGTGCTTCGGCGCCGCCTACGCGTGGAGCGTTTTCCTCGGGCCGCTCCAGAAGGAGTTCGGCTGGACGCGGGCGGAAGTGTCGGTCGCGTTCACGGCTTCCATCGTCTGCATTTCCACGGGGGTGCTTATAGGAGGCCGCTGGCAGGACCGCAAAGGGCCGGCTCCCGTGGCGCTGACCGGCGCGGTCCTCTTCTCGGCGGGAATGTTCATTTCACAATATACGCATTCCCTGTGGTGGCTTTACCTCTTCTACGGCGTACTGGTCGGTTTCTCGAGCGGGATAGGTTACACCTGTCCGCTCGCCGTGGGCATGAAGTGGTTCCCTGACAAGCGAGGGCTGGTTACGGGCTTAATGGTGATGGGATACGGCGCCGGCGGAGCGCTTATAGCGCCACTTACGGGACTGCTCATCCACTGGTACGGATGGAGGCACGCATTCGCGTTCCTGGGCGTCGGGTGCTTTTTCGTAACGGTCGCCGGTTCCTTTTTCCTGAGGAATCCGCCCGAAGGGTGGAGCCCGCCGGGGTGGACCGCCCCTTCTGCGGGAGAAGGCGCGTTCCGTACGATCCACGAGTACGCTCCTTTCGAGATGATGCGCACCGGCACCTTCCTTCGGATGTGGCCTGCATATACGCTGGGGACAACGGCGGGGCTGATGGTCATCGGGCACCTTGCCGCGTTCGCGCAGGGAGCGGGCTTCTCGCGGCCCGACGCCGCGGTCGCGGTCGGCGTGCTGGCGGTGGGAAACGGGTGCGGCCGGATCGGCTCAGGGTGGCTTTCTGATCACATAGGACGGACGAAGACGCTGGCGGTCGTCATGGGAGTCACGGCAATACTGCTGTTCTTCGAGTCGGAAGTGTCCACCCGCGCTTTCCTGTTCGGCTCCGTGTTCATGATCGGGTACTGCTACGGATCCCAGCTCGCGGTGTTCCCGTCCGCGACGGCGGACTTCTTCGGGGTGCGCAACCTTGGGAACAACTACGGCGTGGTGGTGACCGCCTGGGGAACCGCGGGCATAATCGGCCCGATGTTGGGCGGCTGGATCTTCGACTCCACGAAAAGCTACGCGCAGGCGTTCCGCATCGCCGCGCTGCTCGCGCTCCTGGCGGCCCTTCTGATCTCCACCGTCAAGCCCCCGAAGCCGCCTACTCCCAGGTCAAAAGCAGCGGCGTGA
- the metW gene encoding methionine biosynthesis protein MetW has protein sequence MPGTRIDYSIILDLIPPGKKVLDLGCGDGSLLSQLVQIKGVTGRGIEISEEGVRACIAKGLTVLQGDIDEGLRDYPDRTFDYVILNQTIQAVKKPDVVLSEMLRVGDKGVVGIPNFAFWRMRLYLLFNGRMPKTDFLPYEWYNTPNIHFCSVLDFDEYCRKSAITVEKRIYLSTDRGGRVLKGVRPNLFAESAVFLLSKRS, from the coding sequence ATGCCGGGGACCCGGATCGATTACAGCATCATCCTCGATCTCATCCCGCCGGGGAAGAAGGTCCTGGACCTGGGATGCGGCGACGGCTCTCTCCTCTCCCAGTTGGTTCAAATCAAGGGCGTGACCGGCCGCGGGATCGAAATTTCCGAAGAGGGGGTCCGCGCCTGCATCGCCAAAGGGCTGACGGTCCTCCAGGGCGACATCGACGAGGGGTTGCGGGATTATCCCGACCGCACCTTCGACTACGTCATCCTCAACCAGACGATCCAGGCGGTGAAGAAGCCGGACGTGGTCCTCTCGGAGATGCTCCGCGTCGGCGATAAGGGTGTTGTCGGCATTCCCAATTTCGCCTTCTGGCGGATGCGCCTCTACCTGCTTTTCAACGGGCGGATGCCGAAAACCGATTTTCTGCCCTACGAATGGTACAACACTCCCAACATCCATTTCTGCTCGGTGCTGGACTTCGACGAGTATTGCAGGAAAAGCGCGATAACCGTGGAAAAGCGGATCTACCTTTCCACCGATCGCGGCGGCAGGGTGCTCAAGGGCGTGCGGCCGAACCTTTTCGCCGAGAGCGCCGTTTTCCTGTTATCGAAGCGCAGTTGA
- the glgP gene encoding alpha-glucan family phosphorylase: MKIRHFHVRPNIPKELLPLIDIARNLWFSWNWEAVQLFIRLNPGLWEKSYQNPVQMLGSLTQAELEAAARDESFVANLMRVHENFTKYLKATGWFQEAYGAEKSFLAGYFSCEFGIDEGLPIYSGGLGILSGDHLKSASDLGLPLVGVGLLYQKGYFRQQLNLDGWQQELYPDNDWYNMPVSLEFDPEGKPLTIDVPMGGERIKARIWRVQVGRTPLYLLDTNVRENSPRAREITSALYGGDREMRIRQEILLGMGGVRALRALGLSPTVFHMNEGHSAFLAIERIRILMSENGLSFAQAREQVFASNVFTTHTPVPAGNEVFSTELIRKYLQPVAEELKLPWQEFLALGQIPASRSPDFGMTVLALRTAAFTNGVASLHAETSRKLWRDLWPNLPESEIPIRNVTNGIHTRSWLSHEVGELFLRYLGPRFTEKPADATVWERVEAIPAGELWRIHQARKERLVFFARKRLKSQLQRQGAGAASLRAAEEVLNPEALTIGFSRRFATYKRAGLLFRQPERLVRLLTDPERPVQILFAGKAHPQDHPAKEIIKSVVHFTSDPRLRERLVFMEDYDINVARYLVQGVDVWLNTPRRPLEASGTSGMKAAANGALNLSVLDGWWCEGYALDTGWAIGSGEVYEDPEAQDKIECEALFNLLEQEIIPLFYNRDKSGLPREWISMMKSSMRKLGARFNTHRMVQEYAEFCYLPAHRSGERLKANGFAGAKALDDWRARVTAGWSNLAIRIDEVKREKEVPVGGSVGVSVRANIGTLSPDDVSVEIYHGPMDITGEIREGWIVRAMHERRDGDADVFHAEIPCKVTGRYGYMARILPRHPDLANPFTPLLLTWE; encoded by the coding sequence ATGAAGATCAGGCATTTTCACGTAAGGCCGAACATCCCGAAGGAGCTCCTGCCGCTCATCGACATCGCGAGGAACCTGTGGTTCTCATGGAACTGGGAAGCGGTGCAGCTGTTCATCCGGCTGAATCCCGGCTTATGGGAAAAATCTTATCAGAACCCGGTCCAGATGCTGGGGTCGCTTACCCAGGCCGAGCTGGAAGCGGCGGCACGCGACGAAAGCTTCGTCGCGAACCTGATGCGCGTGCACGAGAACTTCACGAAATACCTGAAGGCCACGGGATGGTTCCAGGAGGCGTACGGCGCCGAGAAGAGTTTTCTCGCGGGCTACTTTTCCTGCGAGTTCGGCATCGACGAGGGTCTTCCGATCTATTCCGGCGGGCTGGGAATCCTCTCCGGGGATCACCTGAAGTCCGCATCCGACCTTGGCCTGCCGCTCGTCGGCGTGGGGCTTCTCTATCAGAAGGGATATTTCCGCCAGCAGCTCAACCTCGACGGCTGGCAGCAGGAGCTCTATCCCGACAACGACTGGTACAACATGCCGGTCTCGCTGGAATTCGATCCGGAAGGGAAGCCCCTGACGATCGACGTTCCCATGGGCGGGGAGCGGATCAAGGCGAGGATATGGCGCGTCCAGGTCGGGCGGACCCCGCTCTACCTGCTCGACACCAACGTGAGGGAGAATAGTCCCCGCGCGAGGGAGATCACCTCGGCCCTCTACGGCGGGGACCGGGAAATGCGGATCCGGCAGGAGATCCTCCTCGGCATGGGAGGAGTGAGGGCGCTCCGGGCGCTGGGCTTGTCACCCACCGTCTTCCACATGAACGAAGGCCATTCGGCGTTTCTCGCGATCGAGCGCATACGGATTCTGATGTCGGAAAACGGACTTTCATTCGCACAGGCGCGGGAACAGGTGTTCGCGTCTAACGTCTTCACCACGCACACGCCCGTGCCCGCCGGGAACGAGGTGTTCTCCACCGAGCTCATCAGGAAATATCTCCAGCCGGTTGCGGAAGAACTGAAGCTGCCATGGCAGGAATTTCTTGCGCTGGGCCAGATCCCGGCGAGCCGGTCCCCGGATTTCGGGATGACGGTGCTGGCGTTGCGGACGGCCGCCTTCACGAACGGAGTCGCCAGCCTGCACGCGGAGACGTCGCGGAAATTGTGGCGCGATCTGTGGCCGAACCTTCCCGAGTCCGAGATTCCGATCCGGAACGTGACGAACGGCATCCACACCCGCTCCTGGCTGAGTCACGAAGTAGGGGAATTGTTCCTCCGCTACCTGGGGCCCCGCTTCACGGAGAAGCCTGCGGACGCCACGGTTTGGGAACGGGTGGAAGCGATCCCCGCCGGTGAGCTTTGGCGCATCCACCAGGCGCGGAAGGAACGGCTCGTCTTCTTCGCCAGGAAACGGCTGAAAAGCCAGCTTCAGCGGCAGGGGGCGGGGGCCGCGTCCCTGCGCGCGGCAGAGGAAGTGCTCAACCCGGAAGCGCTGACCATAGGCTTCTCACGGCGGTTCGCCACCTACAAGCGCGCCGGTCTGCTGTTCAGGCAGCCCGAGCGGCTGGTCAGGCTGCTCACAGATCCGGAGCGCCCCGTCCAGATCCTTTTCGCGGGTAAAGCCCATCCGCAGGACCACCCGGCAAAGGAGATCATCAAGTCGGTCGTCCACTTCACCTCGGATCCGCGGCTGAGGGAACGGCTTGTGTTCATGGAGGACTACGACATCAACGTTGCGAGATACCTCGTGCAGGGCGTCGACGTGTGGCTCAATACGCCGAGGCGTCCCCTCGAAGCGTCGGGGACAAGCGGAATGAAGGCGGCGGCGAACGGAGCCCTCAATCTTTCGGTGCTCGACGGATGGTGGTGCGAGGGGTATGCCCTGGACACCGGGTGGGCGATCGGAAGCGGCGAGGTGTACGAAGACCCCGAAGCGCAGGACAAGATCGAATGCGAAGCGCTCTTCAACCTGCTGGAGCAGGAGATCATCCCTCTCTTCTACAACCGGGACAAGTCCGGGCTGCCGCGCGAGTGGATCTCCATGATGAAGTCATCGATGCGAAAGCTGGGCGCCCGCTTCAACACCCACCGGATGGTGCAGGAATACGCCGAGTTCTGCTACCTCCCTGCGCACCGCTCGGGAGAGCGGCTCAAGGCGAACGGGTTCGCCGGCGCGAAGGCGCTGGATGACTGGCGCGCCCGCGTCACGGCCGGCTGGTCGAACCTGGCGATCCGGATCGATGAAGTGAAGAGGGAGAAGGAGGTGCCGGTCGGCGGTTCCGTCGGCGTCTCCGTGCGCGCGAACATCGGCACGCTGTCGCCTGATGACGTATCCGTGGAAATCTACCACGGCCCGATGGATATCACGGGAGAGATCCGGGAAGGATGGATCGTCCGGGCCATGCACGAACGCAGGGACGGAGACGCCGACGTCTTCCATGCCGAGATCCCGTGCAAGGTCACGGGCCGTTACGGGTACATGGCGAGGATCCTGCCGAGGCACCCGGACCTCGCCAACCCGTTCACGCCGCTGCTTTTGACCTGGGAGTAG